In the Aneurinibacillus soli genome, one interval contains:
- a CDS encoding DUF441 domain-containing protein, whose amino-acid sequence MDAYIILGVVALLGFLSKNATVWVAAVVLIILKAVPSGSLLTWTNQYGLKIGITVLTMGVLAPVVLGKITLADLWLTSQSMIGIAAVAVGIFVAYLGGRGTGLLTSEPHIVTGLLAGTIVGVALFRGVPVGPLIAAGILALFADWMK is encoded by the coding sequence ATGGATGCATACATCATCCTCGGTGTGGTTGCGCTGCTTGGTTTTTTATCGAAGAACGCAACAGTATGGGTCGCAGCCGTGGTGCTAATAATTTTGAAAGCTGTGCCGTCCGGTTCTTTGCTGACCTGGACCAATCAATATGGCTTAAAGATCGGGATTACGGTGCTGACGATGGGCGTACTGGCGCCGGTTGTGCTTGGTAAAATTACATTGGCAGATCTCTGGCTTACAAGCCAGAGTATGATTGGAATTGCAGCCGTAGCAGTAGGGATTTTTGTCGCGTATCTCGGTGGACGGGGTACCGGACTACTAACGTCTGAACCGCACATTGTGACGGGGCTTTTGGCTGGCACGATCGTCGGAGTGGCACTGTTCCGTGGAGTTCCGGTTGGCCCGCTTATTGCTGCGGGCATTCTGGCGTTGTTTGCCGATTGGATGAAGTAA
- a CDS encoding TIGR01212 family radical SAM protein (This family includes YhcC from E. coli K-12, an uncharacterized radical SAM protein.) translates to MQDTNAPLLWGDKRYHTLNSYLRKTFGTKVFKVMLDAGFTCPNRDGSITTGGCTFCSARGSGDFAGWRRDDLVTQFNEVKNRQHRKWPDAKYIGYFQAYSNTYAPVEVLRECYETILEQEDVVGLSIATRPDCLPDDVVELLAELNQKTYLWVELGLQTIHESTSELINRAHDTACYYEAVEKLRKHNIRVCSHIIYGLPGETEEMMLETARAVANMDVQGVKLHLLHLLRKTPMVKQYEAGLLEFLEQDQYVRLIVDTLEMLPPDMIIHRLTGDGPPDLLIGPLWSRNKWEILTAIDRELVRRESWQGKKYSKSLLY, encoded by the coding sequence ATGCAGGATACAAACGCTCCACTTCTCTGGGGCGATAAACGGTATCATACATTAAATAGCTATTTGCGCAAGACGTTTGGTACGAAAGTATTTAAAGTGATGCTAGACGCAGGCTTTACCTGTCCGAACCGTGACGGATCAATCACGACAGGCGGGTGCACGTTCTGTAGTGCACGTGGTTCCGGTGACTTCGCGGGCTGGCGGCGGGATGATCTGGTGACACAATTCAATGAAGTGAAAAATCGGCAGCACCGTAAATGGCCGGATGCGAAATACATCGGGTATTTCCAGGCGTACAGCAACACGTATGCGCCGGTTGAGGTGCTCAGAGAATGCTATGAGACCATTCTCGAACAAGAGGATGTAGTCGGACTCTCGATTGCGACTCGTCCAGACTGTCTGCCAGATGATGTAGTTGAGCTGCTTGCGGAATTGAATCAGAAAACATATTTATGGGTAGAGCTTGGTTTGCAGACGATTCATGAATCAACGTCGGAGTTGATTAACCGTGCGCATGATACGGCGTGCTATTATGAAGCTGTGGAAAAGCTGCGTAAGCACAACATTCGTGTCTGCTCCCACATTATTTACGGTCTGCCGGGTGAGACGGAAGAGATGATGCTTGAAACGGCGCGTGCTGTAGCGAATATGGATGTGCAGGGTGTGAAACTACATCTGCTCCATCTGTTGCGCAAAACTCCGATGGTGAAGCAGTATGAAGCAGGACTACTTGAATTCCTGGAGCAGGATCAGTATGTGCGTTTGATTGTGGATACATTAGAGATGCTGCCGCCGGATATGATCATTCACCGGTTGACTGGCGATGGTCCACCCGATCTGTTGATTGGTCCGCTGTGGAGTCGTAATAAGTGGGAGATACTTACAGCGATTGATCGTGAACTTGTGCGCCGTGAAAGCTGGCAGGGAAAAAAGTACAGCAAATCGTTGTTATACTAA
- a CDS encoding PCYCGC motif-containing (lipo)protein: protein MKLNRFFHTTTILLLLATAGLTGCSSESASKSQDEHTTHDTGHVAGDLIEETSGANKLPSFLSNMDPQIAQVYQAVGYNYQTVEHMACYCGCGESVGHKSNRDCFIQEIKPSGAIVWNSHGATCNNCLEIAAESILMKSEGKNLREIRTHIDNKYKEGYGKPTPTPLPNESSL, encoded by the coding sequence ATAAAATTGAACCGGTTCTTTCACACAACAACCATTTTACTTCTGCTTGCCACAGCCGGACTAACCGGCTGCTCGTCAGAGTCCGCTTCTAAAAGTCAGGACGAACATACAACGCATGACACCGGGCATGTCGCAGGAGATCTGATCGAGGAAACATCCGGTGCGAACAAGCTCCCCTCATTCCTTTCCAACATGGACCCACAGATTGCCCAGGTATATCAAGCAGTTGGTTACAACTATCAAACGGTTGAACATATGGCCTGCTACTGCGGCTGCGGCGAGAGCGTTGGCCACAAAAGCAACCGTGACTGCTTCATTCAGGAGATAAAGCCAAGCGGAGCCATCGTATGGAACTCACACGGAGCAACTTGCAATAACTGTCTTGAGATTGCTGCCGAATCGATCCTTATGAAATCCGAAGGCAAAAATCTGCGCGAGATTCGCACACATATCGATAATAAATACAAAGAAGGGTATGGTAAACCTACACCTACTCCTCTTCCAAACGAATCCAGTCTATAA